TGGAGCTGCTGGAACTGTTGTGCAGCTTGCATAGTGTGCCTCGACTGATTATTGGTATAGAACTGCTGGTTTGATGATCCAAATGAACCATAGTTCATTACTGATGATGCACCACCATTCGAAACACCTTGCCCCGTTAATACCTTAAGATGTTGAACTTCCTCCTTCAGTGCGTCATTTAACGCTGTCACAATAAGGGAAAACACAagttaatcaaaattttcttagcCACAGAAATGTCAACGAGTCTTGACGGTTCTACATTCACAGATCCAGAATGAGGCATGGCATATACATACAACTATGAGACTGTTGACATAATCTATTCGCTTCCAATAGTAAAGATAAGAAGACAAACAATGATAGGAAAGTGTTTTTGAGAAAAGAATCATTACCATCCTGCAGGTGAACTTGTTGCTCCACTGTTTGTACTCTAAGTTTCAGCTCATGGTTTTCAACACTCAGGCCATTTGTATCTCTCTGgacaccagaaaaaaaaaaagaagctaaaagGATTAAAAAACCATAAACTTGCAATTAAATTTACCACACATCATAATAACTCTAAAACTAAATCCATTCAACCAACCTGTAAGAGAGTCAACTGCGATGAGAGAGTTGTAGCCTCTGTTTGTAAAGTCTGTACTTTCCTCTCTAGCTCCGCTATGTATCTCATCTTCCTCTCTTTCGACCTCGCCGCAGACTGCCTGTTTGCCCATATCCTACATCAAACACACACAACACGTCACACACCAAAAGAAGCAAAAACATACACAAAGCATAAACATTTCTACCTCTTAGCACGTTTAGGATCAATGAGAGCAAGCTCGGAGAGTTTAGCAGCAGAGATAGCTTTCTTAGAGTCAACTCCTCCAGACACATCCTCACTCCCAGACATAAGACTCGTTGAACCATCCATAGATTGGCTGTGTTGGTGCCTTATCCTCGGCCTCTCACTagagccaccaccaccaccaggcGTAGTAGTCGAGCCTAACTCATTCCTCCAAACCAGCTCCGCTGGCTCACAGGACGAACTCGCGGAGGAATTGAACTTATCCATGTCGAGATACATTGACATCAAGTCCTCATCCGCGTCATCAGAGAAAGAAGGTCCATCAGGGGCACCACCAACGACGCCGAGATCACTGTCGAAGCTCAAGTCATCAGGGAGAGTAAGGATCTCGGAATGAGCTCGGCGGTGGCCTAGATTCTTAGGCGGGTTATCGGGCATTCGGCTTATATCGTGGCTGAACCGGTTAGCATCAGAGCTCCCACTTGGAGGAGGAGTCAAATGAGGAAACGAAGAGTAACGACCTGATGGTGGAGGAAGGCCTCCACTAGGAGATTTCTCCTTATCCATTTCCGGAGTAGACTAGATTAGCGCTTCCTTGGAACCTACGAAAGTCGAATGCTTtatctcaatccctaaatcaaaaacgaaaaccctaaaaaaaaaagattgaatttTTACACACTTACAGAGATCTAAAGAGCAGAATGATCCAAAGAGAGATCGGCGAGAGACGAGAGAATAGTTTGAATTGAGTAATTATCTGAGAAAGTTGAGGTTTTTTtcccagaagaagaaaaaaaattatcagaGAGAtccgaggaggaggaggaagaagacgaaCATTCTCTCTAAAACGATGTCGTTTTCGTTGTGTTCGGTTTGATGTGTTATTATTGCACAAGTACGAAGTGGTAGAACCGTGTGTGTGTACCATTTTGGTCGGAAGTTGGGGGGGGATAATCAGGTGCTTTAGCGTGTTAATATGAACAATGTTTTCTGGCCGTTAGATCAATTATGTTCGTCGAATTGGTTCACGTGGTTGTTAATTTTTGGTTGGACCGTCGAGTGCTGcgaatatatacatattattaacTAATCTTGATGACTTTTATAATAAGTATTTGACTATTTTTAATAAGAACAAAATACAAACCAAATAAGTTGAAACCATGTGATCtgctttcaaaaatattaaaggtgCTGAcgaaataatatacaaaatttcAGCTAAAAAGGATTAGTCAGACGTGAAGGAGGAGTTCGAAGAAGGATGAGGTCGAGGTCAGAAAATAGAACAGGGCCTACGAACCAAGCGTTTTCATGTTAACTAAGAAATATAAAAGGTCCGTGTGGTAAAAAGATAAGGCCCATAGAGAGAAAAGAGGCATACACAGTCATTTACTCTTCCTCTCAACTTAATTTCTCTTGCCATACTTTCCTATAGAGGAGAATAGAGTGGTATAGGTTTATACAAATAtgggtctttttttttctttttttttccatcataaaattcattcaaagTAAAATAGCAGTTGTGATACACAAACTGACGGCATAATGAATAAGCCCCAGAAACAAGAGCCCACAT
Above is a window of Brassica napus cultivar Da-Ae chromosome A10, Da-Ae, whole genome shotgun sequence DNA encoding:
- the LOC106371148 gene encoding probable transcription factor PosF21; this encodes MDKEKSPSGGLPPPSGRYSSFPHLTPPPSGSSDANRFSHDISRMPDNPPKNLGHRRAHSEILTLPDDLSFDSDLGVVGGAPDGPSFSDDADEDLMSMYLDMDKFNSSASSSCEPAELVWRNELGSTTTPGGGGGSSERPRIRHQHSQSMDGSTSLMSGSEDVSGGVDSKKAISAAKLSELALIDPKRAKRIWANRQSAARSKERKMRYIAELERKVQTLQTEATTLSSQLTLLQRDTNGLSVENHELKLRVQTVEQQVHLQDALNDALKEEVQHLKVLTGQGVSNGGASSVMNYGSFGSSNQQFYTNNQSRHTMQAAQQFQQLQIHSQKQQQQQQFQFQQQQQLYQLQLQQQRIQQQEQQSGGAEPRRPMSSSGQKESATSSPDLEFPSTKD